The nucleotide window CCCAGCATTAATTGTGAAATAACGTGATGTAATTAAAAAGTACTTATCACCTTTTGCACCCCAAAAAGTTAAATATTATATATTAAGTTAGGCAACTTCAGGATTGAATTCGGTATTGTACCGGACTCAATCCTTTTAATTTTTCTATAATCCGTTTGTGATTATAATACAATCGTAGATACACTTACTGCCCACTTGTATTTGTAAACCCAGACACATAAGACGTAATAGGGATTGTGCCTGGAGAATACTAACTGAGGCTAGATAAACGGCTTTAGAGAAAAAAGGTTTATTAAATACTTTAACTTATTAAAGAAATAAGCTGCGAATAAGAAAGAGTATGTTTTGATTAATCTTAATCAAAACGCTCTTCTTATTGTTTGAGATTAATAAGATTAATTAAACTTTATTACAAAGCAGCATTAATCAAGATTAATATCCTTGTTAGGTAATCTATTGAGTCCCTCTAGTTTAAAATTTACCGAAATATCATAATCATTTTGAAATGAATGTTTAACAGTACTTCTTCCAATGTAAATGTCAGTATCCTTTTCATATTTATTATTAAATGAATCATAATAGGTTACTAATACTTTCATTCTAGGAATTAATTTAGAGTCAAAATGAATACAATTTAAGAGTATAGCAATATTAAAAATCGCTTGATGACTTTTATTTAATAGAAAAGAAACTGATTGCTCTGGTCGTATATAATTAAAAGACTGATTATCTGTTGAATCCATATCATAATTGTGCATAGACTTCTTTTTAAAATCTTCACCGTATTCATACTGAAAAAATTCCATACCGTAATCAGTATACAAATTTCGTAAATTAAAAATTTTATCCTTATCCAATTCTATTAATTCATTGAGATAGTCTTTTTCAATATATGCCTTGAGTGATACATACTTTGCCACACCATTTCCAATATTCGTTATTTTAACTGGTAGAGGATTAACCTCACTGAATGAATCTCCAATGTTATTGCTCCATGAGGCAGCAAATAAGATTTCTTCATTTTGAAAATTAACAAATAACTCAACCGGTTCGATAAATAAATCTGGTTCTTGTGAATGTGTTCTTTGTAATTGCATTTCATAAACTTGTCTAACAACAGCCTTTAAATTAATCATAGTAAGTATAACGGTTATTACTGCAATAATAACCCCAAATATTGTGAAAATAGAAACTAAATTTTGTAGCAAATTTGATTCTGAATTTAAAAAATTAAGAAATTCATCTATCAAAAGTCTTCCTCCCTGCAACTAATGTTTAATTGTATTATATCAATTCCATATAGTAAGTGATAATAACCAGGATAAAAAAACAGCAATTCCATGATGGAATTGCTGCTCTAACTATATAGATACATATTTATTTATACATTTGTTTTATTTCTTGAACAATATTAATAATTCTACTTATTTCACGCTCATTAAAGTCATTCATTATGTTTAATAATACCTTTAGCTTCTCTTGCTTATTAAAAAATTGCTCATCAATGTCTAATCCTTCAAACTTTAATAATTCGATCGGTGATATTTCTAATCCATGCGCTATTTTTTCAAGTGTTTGCATAGTAATATTGCGTTCTCCACGCTCAACACCTGCTAAGTAAGTGGTATGTAAACCGCATTTTTCGGCCAATTCTTCTTGCGTTAAACCATTAATTTTCCTAACTTCTCTAATGTTTGCACAAATAACTTTAATTAGTTCTGACATTTTATCACCTCACTTTAAGATTATGTGAGATTTAAAAATCCAAAAGATAACCATAAGCGCAAAAAACTTGAATACTATACGTAAAAGTATTATTATACTTAGTAGTAACAAAAAGGAGTTAAGAAATTGAGTAATTTATTAAATTCTAATATTGCAATAGAAAATGTTGTTCAGACTAAAATGAGAGGCAGAGTAGCATATCAAGGTGCTGTCTCGTCGCAAATTGCTATACAGTTTTCTTATTCTAAGCTCTATAACGATCCATCAGGAAAAGGTTACCAGCGCCCAATAACGAAAAAGCGTTGTACTGATTTTGCGAATTATTTATCACAAGGTGAAGGCGCACTTTATACGCCTATTCTTTTAAATGCAGCAGGGAATTGGGAGTTTCATGCCTACGATAAAAATCGCCCGTCTTTTGGACGATTATTATGTAAAAACAAGGCCGCTTTGATGGATGGCCAACATCGTCTCGGAGGAATCAAAGAATATATGGAAGAGACAGGATCTACATTAAATGTCCCATTCCTAGCATTTCATTATTTAGATGAAGATGAAGAAATTTTACTTTTCGATGTCATAAACACGAAAGCAAAGGGGATTGGGACTTCATTAAGCCGTTATCTCAACCGAAATACGGATGATTTAAGCTGGGTAGCTACAAACCTCATTCTTAAACCCGAAAGTCCTTTTTTCTCTAAAGGAACTTTAATAGGTATGCGAAGTAAAGAGCGTAATATCACATTACAAAATCTTTATAATATCGTTCATCTTCTTACAAAAGGTTCAGAGTTAGCTTCACTGCCGAAAGAAAAAAAGTTAAATTTAGCGCTATTTTACTTCAATTTAATTAAAGAATTGTTTCCCGATGAGTGGGAGGATAATAAATTATATAGAATGACTCACATAACTTGTTTAAATGCATTAGCGATTGCAGGTAATACGATTCTAAATGAAAATTATCTTTCAAAATCGCAACAACCGGATTCAGTTAAAATCGCTAACAAAATGGCGAATTTAAGTAATATAGATTGGCTTTCTATTGGAGATTTAAAGTATTTAAAAGGGGTAGCCGGATCTAAAATGTTGGCTAAAGACATTTTGAATTGTGTTAAATAAGAATTTCAAGCTGGCTAAGCAATATGCTGTCAGCTTTTTTATTTTAAAAAAGTGAAATGGAAAAGATGTAAGCTGCCGACTTGGCACTCAAGTAGGGGACATTGATTACAAACAGTTGCTGGAATTGTGAAAGTACCGCTATAGGCATTTTGTGCGATGTGTTTAAATGATAAAGCTTTTGCAAATACTAAGGGGTTTGTCATGAATGAAAATGGCGTGAAAACGTCTTTTGTTAGACAAATCACACGACAAGATATGTTAAAGTAGCGAAAATAAAAATAGCATCAACAAAAGCTCATCGAATCGGTGGGCTTTTGTTGGTGCTGAGATATTCGTTATGAACGTGTTTTATTGGTTGCCCAGTACAAGACCGGAAGTAAAATAAAGCCGATTACTCCGCCTACAAATGCCAGTGTACCAAATGACGACATAGACATGAATACGCCTGACAGTAAACCAGCACTTGCACCGAAAACTGCAATGGATACATCGGTTGTTCCTTGGACCTTCGCACGTGTTTTCAATGTCGTCCCGTCAATAATGAGTGCTGTTCCACTAATGAGACCGAAATTCCAACCAACACCAAGTAAAGTTAACGCAATCGTAATGCTAAGTAGGGAATCAGCAGGTGAAAACGTTCCGATGACCCCTGATAAGAATAAGGTAACCGATGAAGCGATAATCATAACTGAACGCCCAAATTTATCGACTAACGCCCCCGTCACAAGGGACGGTAAATACATGGCTCCAATATGCATACCAATGACTAAACCAACTGCCGATAAGGAATGCCCATGATGCGTCATATGAATCGGTGTCATCGTCATGATGGCGACCATAATGACTTGTGTAACAATCATTACGATTGCACCTAAATAAATGAGTGGTCGCTTTTCAGTAGATTCGGTCGTTACTTGCGTCTTCGTTTCAATTGTTCGGGCAACGAGCAGTGGATCTGGTTTTAGTAAAAAGAATATAATGACGCCCGCTAAGCCGTAAGCTACAGCTGCTAGGATAAATGGTCCTGTTAATGTAGGAAGACCGATTGAATCTGCCATTCTACCAGTCGGTGCAACAAGGTTTGGTCCTGTGACAGCCCCAATCGTTGTAAAAACCATCGCCAAGCTAATCGCTTTACCTCTCGTCGTAGGAGTAGCTAAGTCGGTGCCTGCGTAACGAGCTTGTAAATTGGTCGCAGTCCCTGCACCATATAAAAATAAACTACTAAAAAGTAGCACAATGGAATCAATCGCTGCTGCATATATAACCCCGAGTGCCCCAATCGTTCCAATGAAAAAGCCTGTTGCTAACCCGATGCGGCGTCCCCTTTTATGTGAAATCGCCCCAATGGAAAAAGCGGCAAGTGCTGAACCGAGTGTAAAGAGGGCTGTCGGTAACCCGGCAATGGCATCACTCTCCATCATGTCCTTTGCTAAAAGAGCCCCAACTGTTACACCTGCTGCTAAACCTGCCCCACCAAAAATTTGAGAGGTGATAATAATCCAAAGTGTTCGTTTATAGAGTTTGCGTTGCTGTTGTTCTGAAAGCACTTCAGTATGCATATAGTCCCAACTTTCTTAAATTGATTATATTTTTGTAAAGTTTCTTTTGTTCGTAAATAGTTAAAGCTTGCTAGCATTGGTAAAACAGCGATAATCCCCATCGCAACCGGTAGCGAGTGCCAGTCCGCTAACAGCCCTGCAAATAGTGCTCCGAACGTGGAGTCACTGTTACGCCAAAAACGATAAATTCTCATTAATGAGCAAGCCATCTTGTTGGTGCCATATCACTAATGGCAGTTTGTAGCGTTGGATAAACCATCGCGGTCCCAAGTCCAACTAAAATTGCTCCAATGAGCCATGCCATATAGGAATCCTCAAGTAAAATAAGCCAAATCGAGCTCGCCTGTACTCATATCCCGCCCACAATCAGTCCTTTACATCCAATTTTATACAATAAGCCACCTGTGAACAATTAGAAAATTCCCCACGTTGCATGATAAACAGCAATGATCCAACCCATTTTGCCAACAGTTAAACCACCGGATAGGTGTGCGGAGATAATATAATTATTTAATTTTATAATAAAGTCCTTTAAAAAATAATAAAGTTGTTTAATTCATATTGAACTAACGAAGCAGGTTAGTGAAAGAAGGATTCTTTAACCCAAAGAAGTATATTTTAAAGTAAGTTTACTTTTATAATATCTTTAAAACCTAACAAAGTAGGCAATTTTCATTTACGATTCCCTCAGTTAAAATAAAAACACATAATTTAAAACATTAATTCAATTAAATTCAATTAAATTAGAAAGGGGTTAAAATCCTGCTGTTTTTGCTTTTAATTGACCATCAGCAAAAAAATAAGAAAGCTTTATACATAGAGTATAGGGCTTTTTCTTTTAGTAAAATCTTAAAAGGAAAGAAATAATTATTAGGAAAGTATATTTAAAGTTATATAAGAGTAATTTACGCTAATTTAAAAACTTTTAAAAAAAGTGAAGTAAAAGCGTTGACATATACCTATAGGGGTAGTAGTATGTGTATTAGATTGATGCGCAACATGTAAAGAGGTGAACATTATGCAATACGATGCGAAAGTCACAGTCCGACTAAAAAAAATTGAAGGTCAGCTGAAAGGGATTTTACGTATGATGGAAGACGAAAAAGATTGTAAAGCCGTTATTACGCAGCTAAGTGCCGTTCGTTCTGCTGTCGATCGTTCAATTGGTGTGATTGTTACTGAGAATCTCGTGAGTTGTATGTCAGAAGAAAATAAAAAAAGTATGAATCAAGATGAAATGATCAAGCAAGCAGTTGATTTATTGTTAAAAAGTCGATAGGACTTTTATTTTTAAATAATTTAATAC belongs to Solibacillus sp. FSL W7-1436 and includes:
- a CDS encoding MFS transporter, which translates into the protein MHTEVLSEQQQRKLYKRTLWIIITSQIFGGAGLAAGVTVGALLAKDMMESDAIAGLPTALFTLGSALAAFSIGAISHKRGRRIGLATGFFIGTIGALGVIYAAAIDSIVLLFSSLFLYGAGTATNLQARYAGTDLATPTTRGKAISLAMVFTTIGAVTGPNLVAPTGRMADSIGLPTLTGPFILAAVAYGLAGVIIFFLLKPDPLLVARTIETKTQVTTESTEKRPLIYLGAIVMIVTQVIMVAIMTMTPIHMTHHGHSLSAVGLVIGMHIGAMYLPSLVTGALVDKFGRSVMIIASSVTLFLSGVIGTFSPADSLLSITIALTLLGVGWNFGLISGTALIIDGTTLKTRAKVQGTTDVSIAVFGASAGLLSGVFMSMSSFGTLAFVGGVIGFILLPVLYWATNKTRS
- a CDS encoding helix-turn-helix domain-containing protein; protein product: MSELIKVICANIREVRKINGLTQEELAEKCGLHTTYLAGVERGERNITMQTLEKIAHGLEISPIELLKFEGLDIDEQFFNKQEKLKVLLNIMNDFNEREISRIINIVQEIKQMYK
- a CDS encoding metal-sensitive transcriptional regulator; protein product: MQYDAKVTVRLKKIEGQLKGILRMMEDEKDCKAVITQLSAVRSAVDRSIGVIVTENLVSCMSEENKKSMNQDEMIKQAVDLLLKSR
- a CDS encoding DGQHR domain-containing protein; the encoded protein is MSNLLNSNIAIENVVQTKMRGRVAYQGAVSSQIAIQFSYSKLYNDPSGKGYQRPITKKRCTDFANYLSQGEGALYTPILLNAAGNWEFHAYDKNRPSFGRLLCKNKAALMDGQHRLGGIKEYMEETGSTLNVPFLAFHYLDEDEEILLFDVINTKAKGIGTSLSRYLNRNTDDLSWVATNLILKPESPFFSKGTLIGMRSKERNITLQNLYNIVHLLTKGSELASLPKEKKLNLALFYFNLIKELFPDEWEDNKLYRMTHITCLNALAIAGNTILNENYLSKSQQPDSVKIANKMANLSNIDWLSIGDLKYLKGVAGSKMLAKDILNCVK